A portion of the Meriones unguiculatus strain TT.TT164.6M chromosome 14, Bangor_MerUng_6.1, whole genome shotgun sequence genome contains these proteins:
- the LOC132647071 gene encoding collagen alpha-1(I) chain-like — MDEAAAAGRRERASETGVACDNTRRGVATPSAALADRPRHDRETQPRPPLLLLLLPPRHRESRTANTGRGARVRSGGGGKGAAGRRSGRRRPPAGTTDPPPPPTPRGAEARDGHGGRRGRNRESHTRRSPPRDPSEPPARRTRPRARHTAPIWPRQETAPAGTAGVRGRDGASAGPHTQRQRGATPGKSGIADPPSGRSPGIDRERAGETTPTGRGGRSGGSRASARAGGTGGTRENADRVAGETGGETGERRAAETSGRGGNIDRSPRRYRATGPEEPPDAPRPADPPKTGNCSRKPLLPSRGAGRTRETSPGATQRPHAERGRSRGAGTALQLLHPHTPSGLSRTAPNARGATARARGDPPPEGGTGPGQHGRGGRPGHEGAGSGGRGGGTTRQGRDAGDGGGDDGNGPPHPSTHRERGRPRPGGDRPNTGGRKRTGITPLTLRERSRHTRGAEPSRPQKRRRPPPTGSPGETQRERLPNADATAAEGPSSGNGTPPTSDDEPDAADRRLQKAAPEREIDTPPRPGRPRIPRRGERSPALPQPWERCRGGGASGTTPRHTNRPQRTHHARQRPSRGNGKDGDAHGRAARGGRPRGGGRGTGTGGTGSPPPPFRYPSRGAPRGWDGADRARAGVHTRPFHHRYRQPPPREPNTPRHRHDAELLPRVIPPRTRSEEARAALEKERFLTEGGAYPTRPSTPGRGQPEKRRACGRDAHATRPPSSNGGKTRTRGVCVMARLPGHAEGTRHATTRWTLTRRGAPPLGNGHPKEPLTGLWVITLDPPSSFSSTVSPAPAERARTHKRDGKQREQATHAASKQSRAQEAPEGTGNATAAQKRAPRSPGTLQGHREDRKERGARTPTGSGTRRRR, encoded by the exons ATGGatgaggcggcggcggccgggcggCGCGAGAGAGCGAGCGAAACGGGAGTCGCCTGCGACAACACACGCCGGGGAGTCGCAACCCCGTCCGCCGCACTCGCGGACCGACCCCGACACGACCGGGAAACGCAACCACGAccacctctcctccttcttcttcttcccccgcGGCATCGGGAGAGCCGGACGGCCAACACCGGGCGCGGAGCGAGGGTTCGTTCGggcgggggagggaagggagcggCGGGGCGGAGGAGCGGCCGGCGACGGCCACCCGCGGGAACGACGGATCCGCCACCACCGCCGACACCACGGGGGGCGGAGGCGCGGGACGGTCACGGGGGACGGCGGGGGCGGAACCGGGAAAGCCACACCCGTCGGAGCCCCCCGCGAGACCCGTCGGAGCCCCCCGCGAGACGGACACGCCCCCGGGCGCGACACACCGCGCCTATTTGGCCACGGCAAGAAACCGCGCCGGCGGGAACGGCGGGGGTCCGTGGGCGGGACGGGGCCTCGGCGGGCCCCCACACGCAACGGCAGCGAGGCGCAACGCCGGGGAAGAGCGGGATCGCCGACCCTCCCTCCGGGAGGAGTCCGGGAATAGACCGGGAGCGGGCGGGAGAGACCACCCCAACGGGGCGCGGCGGGAGATCTGGCGGCAGCCGAGCCTCGGCGAGAGCCGGAGGAACGGGGGGGACCCGTGAAAACGCCGACCGCGTCGCGGGAGAGACGGGAGGCGAGACGGGCGAG AGGAGGGCCGCCGAGACCTCGGGGAGAGGAGGAAACATCGACCGGAGCCCCCGCCGCTACAGGGCGACGGGGCCGGAAGAGCCCCCAGACGCACCTCGGCCGGCGGACCCACCAAAGACGGGTAACTGCAGCCGCAAGCCCCTTCTCCCCTCGCGGGGGGCCGGACGCACGCGGGAGACCTCCCCCGGCGCCACACAACGTCCACACGCAGAACGCGGCCGCAGCCGCGGGGCCGGGACCGCCCTCCAACTGCTCCACCCGCACACGCCGAGCGGCCTCTCCCGGACCGCGCCGAACGCCCGAGGCGCGACCGCGCGTGCACGGGGCgaccctccccccgaggggggcaCGGGTCCCGGCCAGCACGGCCGCGGGGGTCGGCCCGGACACGAGGGAGCCGGCAGCGGCGGGCGGGGAGGGGGAACGACACGGCAAGGACGAGATGCCGGCGACGGCGGGGGCGACGACGGGAACGGGCCCCCTCACCCGAGCACGCACCGAGAGAGAGGCCGCCCCCGCCCTGGCGGCGACCGGCCGAACACCGGGGGGCGAAAACGGACGGGAATCACACCGCTCACACTCCGGGAGCGGTCCCGCCACACCCGCGGCGCCGAACCGAGTCGACCCCAGAAACGACGACGGCCCCCCCCAACGGGGAGCCCCGGGGAGACGCAACGCGAGAGGCTGCCGAACGCCGACGCCACCGCCGCCGAGGGCCCCTCGAGCGGGAACGGGACCCCCCCGACGTCCGACGACGAGCCGGACGCGGCCGACCGCCGTCTCCAAAAGGCCGCCCCCGAGAGAGAGATCGATACACCGCCGAGACCCGGACGACCCCGGATCCCCCGGAGGGGGGAAAGGTCACCCGCGCTCCCCCAACCGTGGGAACGCTGCCGAGGAGGGGGGGCGAGCGGGACGACGCCCCGCCACACGAACAGACCACAACGCACGCACCACGCGCGGCAACGTCCAAGTCGCGGGAACGGCAAAGACGGGGACGCGCACGGGAGGGCCGCACGCGGCGGGCGGCcacggggtgggggcaggggaacaGGGACGGGTGGGACCGGGAGCCCACCACCGCCCTTCCGCTACCCGTCCCGCGGCGCCCCACGGGGATGGGATGGGGCAGACCGCGCGCGCGCGGGGGTGCACACGCGGCCCTTCCACCACCGCTACCGCCAACCTCCGCCACGAGAACCCAACACTCCGCGACACCGGCATGACGCCGAGCTCTTGCCCCGCGTGATCCCTCCCCGGACTCGGAGCGAGGAGGCGCGGGCCGCG CTAGAGAAGGAACGCTTTCTCACCGAGGGCGGGGCATACCCAACCCGACCAAGCACCCCCGGCCGCGGCCAGCCGGAGAAACGACGTGCGTGCGGGCGTGACGCTCACGCAACTCGACCTCCGTCGAGCAACGGGGGGAAGACACGCACGCGGGGGGTCTGCGTTATGGCCCGCCTCCCGGGACACGCCGAGGGCACACGGCACGCAACGACGCGGTGGACGCTCACCCGACGAGGGGCCCCCCCTCTCGGAAACGGGCACCCCAAGGAGCCTCTCACCGGCCTTTGGGTCATTACACTCGaccccccctcctccttctcctctaccGTGTCTCCCGCACCAGCGGAGCGGGCACGGACCCACAAGAGGGACGGCAAACAACGGGAACAAGCCACGCACGCCGCAAGCAAGCAAAGCCGAGCACAGGAGGCGCCAGAGGGAACGGGAAACGCCACCGCCGCTCAGAAGCGGGCACCTCGAAGTCCTGGGACGCTCCAGGGGCACCGCGAGGATCGCAAAGAACGAGGCGCGCGCACACCGACCGGGAGCGGCACGCGACGCCGCAGATGA